The following coding sequences are from one Diabrotica virgifera virgifera chromosome 2, PGI_DIABVI_V3a window:
- the LOC114332119 gene encoding DNA-directed RNA polymerase I subunit RPA12: MSNSSFNRIPGFCPDCGSILPPLQAKGGVTCYACARVFVEDAEEVFGNSKVQYTITFNSREAKKKNLKEDKRQKENNDDDEGPVVDRKCPKCGNDKMSYATLQLRSADEGQTVFYTCTKCKYKESENS, translated from the exons atgtCTAATAGTTCTTTTAATCGAATTCCTGGGTTTTGCCCTGACTGTGGCTCAATTTTACCTCCTTTGCAGGCTAAAGGTGGTGTTACGTGTTATGCCTGTGCTAGGGTATTTGTAGAAGATGCAGAAGAAG TATTTGGTAATTCGAAGGTCCAGTACACAATAACCTTTAATTCCCGAGAAGCTAAAAAGAAGAACCTTAAAGAAGACAagagacaaaaagaaaataatgatGATGACGAGGGTCCAGTGGTAGATAGAAAATGTCCAAAATGTGGCAATGACAAAATGTCCTACGCAACTTTACAATTGCGATCAGCAGATGAAGGTCAAACAGTTTTTTATACATGTacaaaatgtaaatataaagaaAGTGAAAATTCTTGA